From Streptomyces sp. HUAS MG91, the proteins below share one genomic window:
- a CDS encoding FUSC family protein produces MLKRAFVAPDPGRMRLRFASRAVLGIGLAVVLCGAVGHSLPGAVTGGLAALLALFTVTDPTVRGQAVTTALLPAVGLPVLALAALLHDLPLARDLAFLAVVGAGVYARRWGPRGHSLGVFGFMTFFAAQFLHIEPGRLPELYTAVLLSLGAAAVVRFGVWCYERRLPAPAAVAAPTGGTGLRRITTRQAVQATVGAGFALAAGQLLSDQRWYWAVGATWWVFVATTSRGETVVRGFRRFLGTVLGIVLGFAVAVPLHHEPVVAATVIAVSVFGIFYTAHVSYTWMMLAVTVMASMLYGLLGVLDPALLALRVGETAIGALGAALAVVLVLPVTTHSVTEAWVERALRCVHACTAEAAARLAGGDADPAPRVAELEAVLGRVRLSLAPLVHPLSPLRHRKGRARQVLALLDACAHEVRGLASVAADPEASHDARLAAACRRVESAVEALTVPAPRPHAVLAAPHTADIELPVLAHLHALERALVELAVPLRGAGRATLGA; encoded by the coding sequence GTGCTGAAGAGGGCGTTCGTGGCGCCGGACCCGGGCCGCATGCGGCTGCGGTTCGCGAGTCGGGCCGTGCTGGGCATCGGGCTCGCCGTGGTGCTGTGCGGGGCGGTCGGGCACTCGCTGCCGGGCGCCGTCACCGGCGGCCTCGCCGCGCTGCTCGCCCTGTTCACGGTGACCGACCCGACCGTGCGCGGACAAGCGGTCACCACGGCGCTGCTGCCGGCCGTCGGACTGCCGGTGCTCGCCCTCGCCGCGCTCCTCCACGACCTCCCCCTCGCCCGGGACCTGGCGTTCCTCGCCGTCGTGGGCGCCGGCGTGTACGCCCGGCGCTGGGGACCCCGGGGGCACTCCCTCGGCGTGTTCGGCTTCATGACGTTCTTCGCGGCCCAGTTCCTGCACATCGAGCCCGGCCGGCTCCCCGAGCTGTACACGGCCGTCCTCCTGTCGCTCGGCGCTGCGGCCGTCGTCCGCTTCGGCGTCTGGTGCTACGAGCGACGGCTGCCCGCCCCGGCGGCCGTCGCCGCGCCGACCGGCGGCACCGGTCTGCGGCGGATCACCACCCGGCAGGCCGTCCAGGCCACCGTGGGCGCGGGCTTCGCGCTCGCCGCCGGACAACTGCTCTCGGACCAGCGCTGGTACTGGGCCGTCGGCGCCACCTGGTGGGTGTTCGTCGCCACGACCTCGCGCGGCGAGACCGTGGTGCGCGGCTTCCGCAGGTTCCTCGGGACGGTCCTCGGCATCGTGCTGGGCTTCGCCGTCGCCGTGCCGCTGCACCACGAACCGGTCGTCGCGGCCACCGTGATCGCCGTCAGCGTCTTCGGCATCTTCTACACCGCGCACGTCTCCTACACGTGGATGATGCTCGCGGTGACCGTGATGGCGAGCATGCTCTACGGGCTGCTCGGCGTCCTCGACCCCGCCCTGCTCGCGCTGCGCGTCGGCGAGACCGCGATCGGCGCCCTGGGCGCCGCCCTCGCCGTCGTGCTGGTGCTGCCCGTGACCACGCACTCCGTCACCGAGGCCTGGGTCGAGCGGGCGCTGCGCTGTGTGCACGCCTGCACCGCCGAGGCCGCCGCCCGGCTCGCGGGCGGCGACGCCGACCCGGCGCCGCGCGTGGCGGAACTGGAGGCCGTCCTCGGCCGCGTCCGCCTCTCCCTCGCCCCGCTCGTGCACCCGCTCAGCCCCCTGCGCCACCGCAAGGGCCGGGCCCGGCAGGTGCTCGCCCTGCTCGACGCGTGCGCCCACGAGGTACGCGGCCTCGCCTCGGTCGCCGCCGACCCCGAGGCCTCGCACGACGCCCGGCTCGCCGCCGCCTGCCGGCGCGTGGAGAGCGCCGTCGAGGCGCTCACCGTCCCCGCGCCCCGCCCCCACGCCGTCCTGGCCGCGCCGCACACCGCCGACATCGAACTGCCCGTCCTCGCCCACCTGCACGCCCTGGAGCGGGCCCTGGTCGAACTCGCGGT